The region ACCATTCGCAAAATAGCATCCGCGTTGGGATCGCTCTAGACGGCAAGATCAGATCCTCACCCTGCGCCAACACACATCCGACATCGGCAAGAATCACATGCGTCCAGTATCGCTGACTGCTGTCATTCTTTGCTGATCTGGTGCAGATTGAGAGTTCGGCCTGAATGTCTCTTCATGGCCGAACACGGCCATATCGAGATGAGGTGTAGTCTGCCAGATCAAGTCGCGACTACTAGAATTTAACCGGCAGCAGCTTGCTTTTCAGGAGCGGTGACGGGTTCTCGCAACGCCGCCTGCATTTTCTCCAGTGTCGCCAATTGTGTTTGTAGATTTCGCTGTTGCATCTGCAGTTCCTGAATCTGGGTGGCGAGGTTGTCCTTCGATTCATTGATCTTGTACAGCGTTTCCATGTGCTGTTCGAGTACTTGCTTATTTTCGGTCACATGCTTGGCCAGCGGTACCATGATGTCCTTAAACCAGGTTTCAGCCTCTTGATTGGCCTGGAAGAAAATATCACGGGCATGGCTGACCATGGAAATAAAAAACTTTTTGATGACGAAATTTTGTTCGGTCATGGTGGTGGCAGTGCTGGTGCGATATTCCTCTGCCTGTTTGTAGAGTTTTTCCATTTCTGCCGCATATTTGTCGGTAGAAAATGGTTTTGGATCCAATTCATTAAGTTCATTTTCTTTCTGGAACATTTGATAAATTTCAATGATCTGGCGATGTGTTTGATCGGCATGGCGGGTGGCTACTTGCAGGGTTTCACGGATGCCATCAAGCAGTGTCTTCATGCCGGTTTTGAGGCCACCGGTGGTCCAGCTGTCGGCCATTTGTTTGCGTGCCGCTGCAGCAAGATCGTCAAATGTCTTCAGACTTAATTCAGTGAGCAACAGTTTCGCCTGTAAATTTAAAGTGCGGCGGCTGGATTGAAAATGCTCCATGTTCTTATTGTAAGCCGCTTGTTTTTCCCGCGCTTTACGCATCAGATGTTGAATCAGGTTGGTGTTCTTGCCGCTGACGGAACTCAACTCTTCAATTTGGGTTTTGACTTGTGACAGTTGCGATGCAATCGCCGCGAAGTCGTTTTTGATCAGGCCGCCGACTTCGTTAATGATGTTGGTGCGAACGATGGCTTGTTTGGCGGGGATTATTTCCTCGGCCAGGTGCCGTTCCAGTTCCAGGAGACGGCTGCGTGTAAGTAATTCGGTATCACCTTTGGTTTTGGCCAATAACCCTTTTTGCGCTGAAACCGGGAAGACATGCTTGAGATCGATGGATAACGAATTGGCGACATCGCGTTGCTGTGTTTCGATGGAGGCTGCAACCTCTGTATCGCTCTTCATTTCATCCCATAAGGTATCAATTTTGTTGAGCGCGGCAACCAGATTTTTGCCGCTCTGATCGCGAAATTCCTTGATGTGATACTCCCACATATCCAGGTCGCTGCGCGTGACGCCCGTGTCAGCGGCGAGGATGAACAGC is a window of Gammaproteobacteria bacterium DNA encoding:
- a CDS encoding dynamin family protein; translation: MEENLFKQQMRAFDRWKAELIQVIQDYHHWLESRGQTTPELNVRLFDVIESLKSDHLTIAFVAEFSRGKTELINAIFFSDYKRRLLPSEAGRTTMCPTELFYDQEEDHAYIRLLPIETRLEDASISELKRDKSRWKTINLDVNSPDQMVDALKEVMKTKKVPLADAMNLGLYHDSNQRRRRTDEPPPTQIEVPQWRHALISFPHPLLQQGLAILDTPGLNALGTEPELTLNMLPNAHAVLFILAADTGVTRSDLDMWEYHIKEFRDQSGKNLVAALNKIDTLWDEMKSDTEVAASIETQQRDVANSLSIDLKHVFPVSAQKGLLAKTKGDTELLTRSRLLELERHLAEEIIPAKQAIVRTNIINEVGGLIKNDFAAIASQLSQVKTQIEELSSVSGKNTNLIQHLMRKAREKQAAYNKNMEHFQSSRRTLNLQAKLLLTELSLKTFDDLAAAARKQMADSWTTGGLKTGMKTLLDGIRETLQVATRHADQTHRQIIEIYQMFQKENELNELDPKPFSTDKYAAEMEKLYKQAEEYRTSTATTMTEQNFVIKKFFISMVSHARDIFFQANQEAETWFKDIMVPLAKHVTENKQVLEQHMETLYKINESKDNLATQIQELQMQQRNLQTQLATLEKMQAALREPVTAPEKQAAAG